From Streptomyces sp. Edi4, one genomic window encodes:
- a CDS encoding saccharopine dehydrogenase NADP-binding domain-containing protein: MEPSKRNYDIVLFGATGFVGALTAQYLALHAPDDCRWAVAGRNRTKLERLRERLTELNPACATLPLITADSTDPVSLRSLAESSRVIATTVGPYVWYGEGLVEACAEAGTDYLDLTGEPEFVDTMYVRHDARARERGARLVHACGFDSVPHDLGALFTVRQLPTGVPLRVDGFVRTNAMFSGGTLASALTALGRGTQTARAARERRLHEPRLVGRQARAQLGAPHFSKEAGAWALPMPTIDPQVITRSAAADERYGPDFRYRHFAAVKHLPFAIGGVAAVGAVAAASQLPPARAWLMNRYEGGQGPDEARRARSWFTVRFVGEGGGRRVFTEVRGGDPGYDETAKILAEAALCLAFDELPERAGQLTPATAMGTTLIERLRAAGMRFRVAHTR, from the coding sequence GTGGAACCCTCGAAGCGGAATTACGACATCGTGTTGTTCGGCGCGACGGGTTTCGTCGGGGCGCTGACCGCCCAATACCTCGCCCTGCACGCGCCCGACGACTGCCGGTGGGCCGTCGCCGGCCGCAACCGCACCAAGCTGGAGCGGCTGCGCGAGCGCCTGACGGAACTCAACCCGGCCTGCGCCACGCTGCCCCTGATCACGGCCGACTCCACCGACCCCGTCTCACTGCGCTCGCTCGCCGAGTCCAGCCGGGTGATCGCCACCACCGTCGGTCCCTACGTCTGGTACGGCGAGGGCCTGGTGGAGGCGTGCGCCGAGGCCGGTACCGACTATCTCGACCTGACCGGCGAGCCGGAGTTCGTCGACACGATGTACGTCCGTCACGACGCGCGGGCCCGTGAGCGGGGCGCCCGTCTGGTGCACGCCTGCGGCTTCGACTCGGTGCCGCACGACCTCGGCGCCCTGTTCACGGTGCGCCAACTCCCGACCGGTGTACCGCTGCGGGTGGACGGTTTCGTGCGGACCAACGCGATGTTCTCCGGAGGTACGCTCGCCTCCGCGCTGACCGCGCTGGGCCGTGGCACGCAGACCGCGCGGGCCGCGCGGGAGCGCCGCCTGCACGAGCCGCGCCTGGTGGGGCGGCAGGCGCGCGCCCAGCTCGGCGCGCCGCACTTCAGCAAGGAGGCCGGCGCCTGGGCGTTGCCGATGCCCACCATCGACCCTCAGGTCATCACCCGTTCCGCGGCGGCCGACGAGCGGTACGGGCCCGACTTCCGCTACCGGCACTTCGCCGCCGTCAAGCACCTGCCGTTCGCCATCGGCGGGGTGGCGGCAGTGGGCGCCGTCGCCGCTGCCAGCCAACTCCCGCCCGCCCGGGCCTGGTTGATGAACCGTTACGAAGGTGGGCAGGGACCGGACGAGGCGCGCCGGGCGCGCAGCTGGTTCACGGTCCGCTTCGTCGGCGAGGGCGGCGGCCGCCGTGTCTTCACGGAGGTCCGCGGCGGCGACCCGGGCTATGACGAGACCGCGAAGATCCTCGCCGAGGCGGCACTCTGCCTCGCGTTCGACGAACTCCCAGAGCGTGCGGGCCAGTTGACGCCCGCGACCGCGATGGGGACCACCCTCATCGAGCGCCTGCGGGCCGCCGGGATGCGCTTCCGGGTCGCGCACACACGCTGA
- a CDS encoding CaiB/BaiF CoA-transferase family protein has translation MAVTGTGPLAGVRVVELAGIGPGPFAAMLLADLGADVVRVDRPGGPGLGVDPAHDLTNRNKRSVLIDLKAPEGPGLVLDLVERADILIEGYRPGVAERLGVGPEVCMGRNPALVYGRMTGWGQDGPLAARAGHDIAYIAVTGTLGMIGDATGGPVVPANLVGDYAGGSLYLVIGVLAALQHARAQGAGQVVDAAIVDGSAHLATMIHAMVAAGGWQDRRGVNLLDGGCPFYGTYETSDGQYMAVGALEQRFYDEFVRLLGIQDVAPARNDPAAWPQLRTAVADRFRTRTREEWTALFEGSDACVAPVLSLTEAPRHPHLAARATFTAYDGVTQPAPAPRFSATPGSIRRPPALPGAHTADVARDWDVPSLTADPTTTPTPAQEA, from the coding sequence ATGGCAGTGACAGGAACCGGCCCGCTCGCCGGGGTGCGCGTGGTCGAGCTGGCGGGCATCGGGCCCGGCCCGTTCGCCGCCATGCTCCTCGCCGACCTCGGCGCCGACGTGGTGCGGGTGGACCGCCCAGGGGGTCCTGGCCTCGGCGTCGACCCGGCCCATGACCTCACCAACCGCAACAAACGCTCCGTGCTCATCGACCTCAAGGCGCCCGAGGGGCCCGGCCTCGTACTCGACCTGGTCGAGCGCGCCGACATCCTCATCGAGGGCTACCGGCCCGGCGTCGCCGAACGACTGGGGGTCGGCCCCGAGGTGTGCATGGGCCGCAATCCCGCCCTCGTCTACGGACGGATGACCGGATGGGGCCAGGACGGGCCGCTCGCCGCCCGGGCCGGACACGACATCGCGTACATCGCCGTCACCGGCACCCTCGGCATGATCGGCGACGCGACGGGCGGCCCGGTCGTCCCGGCCAACCTCGTCGGCGACTACGCCGGCGGCTCGCTCTACCTGGTCATCGGCGTCCTGGCGGCCCTCCAGCACGCCCGGGCCCAAGGAGCGGGCCAGGTCGTGGACGCGGCGATCGTCGACGGCAGCGCCCACCTCGCCACGATGATCCACGCCATGGTCGCGGCCGGCGGCTGGCAGGACCGGCGCGGCGTCAACCTCCTGGACGGCGGCTGCCCCTTCTACGGCACCTACGAGACCTCGGACGGCCAGTACATGGCGGTCGGCGCCCTTGAACAGCGGTTCTACGACGAATTCGTCCGCCTCCTCGGCATCCAGGACGTGGCCCCCGCCCGCAACGACCCGGCCGCGTGGCCCCAGCTGCGCACCGCCGTCGCCGACCGGTTCCGTACCCGCACCCGCGAGGAGTGGACGGCCCTCTTCGAGGGGTCGGACGCCTGTGTGGCGCCCGTGCTCTCCCTCACCGAGGCTCCGCGCCACCCGCATCTGGCCGCCCGCGCCACCTTCACCGCGTACGACGGCGTCACCCAGCCCGCGCCCGCGCCCCGCTTCTCCGCCACCCCCGGATCCATCCGGCGGCCCCCCGCCCTGCCGGGCGCCCACACCGCCGACGTCGCCCGCGACTGGGACGTGCCCTCGCTCACGGCGGACCCGACGACGACACCAACTCCCGCACAGGAGGCTTGA
- a CDS encoding acyl-CoA dehydrogenase family protein gives MKRQIFSAEHEAFRETVRTFLAKEVLPYYEQWEKDGIVSRQAWLAAGKQGLLGLAVPEEYGGGGQSDFRYSAVLAEEFTRAGAAGLALGLHNDIVGPYLTGLATEEQKRRWLPGFCDGSLITAIAMTEPGAGSDLQGIRTTAEDKGDHWLLNGSKTFISNGILADLVIVVAKTTPEGGAKGLSLLVVERGAEGFERGRNLDKIGQKSQDTAELFFHDVRVPKDNLLGELDGAFIHLMTNLAQERMGIAVAGIAAAEHLLEITTSYVKEREAFGRPLARLQHIRFEIAEMATECAVTRTFLDRCIVDHSNGELDAVHASMAKWWATELQKRVADRCLQLHGGYGYMTEYRVARAFTDGRIQTIYGGTTEIMKEIIGRSLLG, from the coding sequence TTGAAACGGCAGATCTTCAGTGCCGAGCACGAGGCGTTCCGCGAGACCGTCCGCACCTTCCTCGCCAAGGAGGTCCTGCCGTACTACGAACAATGGGAGAAGGACGGCATCGTCTCGCGCCAGGCGTGGCTCGCCGCGGGCAAGCAGGGGCTGCTCGGCCTCGCGGTGCCCGAGGAGTACGGGGGTGGCGGGCAGAGCGACTTCCGCTACAGCGCCGTCCTCGCCGAGGAGTTCACGCGCGCCGGGGCGGCCGGGCTCGCGCTCGGCCTGCACAACGACATCGTCGGCCCGTATCTGACCGGGCTCGCCACCGAGGAGCAGAAACGCCGCTGGCTCCCCGGGTTCTGCGACGGCTCGCTCATCACCGCCATCGCCATGACAGAGCCCGGCGCCGGCTCCGACCTCCAGGGCATCCGCACCACCGCCGAGGACAAGGGCGACCACTGGCTGCTGAATGGTTCCAAGACGTTCATCTCCAACGGCATCCTCGCCGACCTCGTGATCGTGGTCGCGAAAACCACCCCGGAGGGCGGCGCCAAGGGCCTGTCCCTCCTGGTCGTGGAGCGCGGCGCCGAGGGTTTCGAACGCGGCCGCAACCTCGACAAGATCGGCCAGAAGTCGCAGGACACCGCCGAGTTGTTCTTCCACGACGTACGCGTACCGAAGGACAATCTCCTCGGCGAGCTGGACGGCGCCTTCATCCACCTGATGACCAACCTGGCCCAGGAGCGGATGGGTATCGCGGTCGCCGGCATCGCCGCCGCCGAACACCTCCTGGAGATCACCACGAGTTACGTCAAGGAACGCGAAGCCTTCGGCCGGCCGCTCGCCAGACTCCAGCACATCCGGTTCGAGATCGCCGAGATGGCCACCGAGTGCGCCGTCACCCGCACCTTCCTGGACCGGTGCATCGTGGACCATTCCAACGGCGAACTCGACGCCGTCCACGCCTCCATGGCCAAGTGGTGGGCCACCGAACTGCAAAAGCGCGTCGCCGACCGCTGTCTCCAACTGCACGGCGGATACGGCTACATGACCGAGTACCGGGTGGCCAGGGCGTTCACCGACGGCCGCATCCAGACGATCTATGGCGGCACGACCGAGATCATGAAGGAAATCATCGGCCGCTCCCTGCTCGGCTGA
- a CDS encoding acetyl-CoA C-acetyltransferase has translation MSTEAYVYDAIRTPRGRGKATGSLHGTKPIDLVVGLIHEIQHRFPGLDPAAIDDIVLGVVGPVGDQGSDIARIAAIAAGLPDTVAGVQENRFCASGLEAVNLAAMKVRSGWEDLVLAGGVESMSRVPMASDGGAWFADPMTNYATNFVPQGIGADLIATIEGFTRRDVDEYAALSQERAAEAWKEGRFARSVVPVKDRNGLVVLDRDEHTRPGTTADSLAGLKPSFAGIGDMGGFDAVALQKYHWVEAISHVHHAGNSSGIVDGSALVAVGSREVGERYGMTPRARVVAAAVSGSEPTIMLTGPAPATRKALAKAGLSIDDIDLVEINEAFAAVVLRFVKEMGLSLDKVNVNGGAIAMGHPLGATGAMILGTLVDELERRDLRYGLATLCVGGGMGVATIVERV, from the coding sequence TTGAGCACCGAAGCGTACGTATACGACGCGATCCGCACCCCGCGCGGACGCGGCAAGGCTACCGGCTCCCTGCACGGCACCAAGCCGATCGACCTCGTGGTGGGTCTGATCCACGAGATCCAGCACCGTTTCCCCGGCCTCGACCCGGCGGCCATCGACGACATCGTGCTCGGCGTCGTCGGCCCGGTCGGCGACCAGGGGTCCGACATCGCCCGCATCGCCGCGATCGCCGCCGGACTGCCCGACACGGTGGCCGGCGTCCAGGAGAACCGCTTCTGTGCCTCGGGCCTGGAAGCCGTCAACCTGGCTGCCATGAAGGTCCGTTCGGGCTGGGAGGACCTGGTGCTGGCGGGCGGCGTCGAATCCATGTCACGCGTCCCGATGGCGTCCGACGGTGGCGCGTGGTTCGCGGACCCGATGACCAACTACGCCACCAACTTCGTGCCCCAGGGCATCGGCGCCGACCTCATCGCCACCATTGAGGGCTTCACGCGCCGCGACGTCGACGAGTACGCCGCCCTGTCGCAGGAACGGGCCGCCGAGGCATGGAAGGAGGGCCGCTTCGCCCGCTCCGTCGTGCCGGTCAAGGACCGCAACGGCCTCGTCGTCCTCGACCGCGACGAGCACACCCGCCCCGGCACCACGGCGGACTCGCTCGCCGGCCTCAAGCCCTCCTTCGCCGGCATCGGCGACATGGGCGGCTTCGACGCCGTGGCTCTTCAGAAGTACCACTGGGTCGAGGCGATCAGCCACGTCCACCACGCGGGCAACTCCTCGGGGATCGTGGATGGTTCGGCCCTCGTCGCCGTCGGCTCCCGCGAGGTCGGAGAGCGGTACGGAATGACGCCGCGCGCCCGCGTCGTCGCCGCCGCCGTCTCCGGCTCCGAGCCCACGATCATGCTGACCGGGCCGGCGCCCGCGACCCGCAAGGCGCTCGCCAAGGCGGGCCTGAGCATCGACGACATCGACCTCGTGGAGATCAACGAGGCCTTCGCGGCTGTCGTGCTTCGCTTCGTCAAGGAGATGGGCCTCAGCCTCGACAAGGTCAACGTCAACGGCGGCGCCATCGCGATGGGCCACCCGCTCGGCGCGACCGGCGCCATGATCCTGGGCACCCTCGTGGACGAGCTGGAGCGGCGCGACCTGCGCTACGGCCTCGCCACCCTGTGCGTCGGAGGCGGCATGGGCGTCGCCACCATCGTCGAGCGGGTCTGA
- a CDS encoding 3-hydroxyacyl-CoA dehydrogenase NAD-binding domain-containing protein: MTKSTTIRWEQDESGIVTLVLDDPNQSANTMNQAFKDSIAAVAERAEAEKDSIRGIIYTSAKKTFFAGGDLKDMIQVGPELAQQAFDTGTAIKNSLRRIETLGKPVVAAINGAALGGGYEIALACHHRIALDAPGSKIGLPEVTLGLLPAGGGVTRTVRLMGIADALLKVLLQGTQYSPRRAVENALVHEVAATPDEMMAKARAFIDAHPESHQPWDVKGYKIPGGTPSNPRFAANLPAFPANLKKQLQGAPYPAPRNILAAAVEGSQVDFESALTIEARYFTELVTGQTSKNMIQAFFFDLQAVNSGVSRPQGIEPRPVRRVAVLGAGMMGAGIAYACARAGIEVVLKDVSLEAAEKGKAYSEKLLVKALSRGRTTEAQRDELLALITPTADPQALAGCDAVIEAVFEDTALKHKVFQEIQDIVEPDALLCSNTSTLPITGLAEGVTRQGDFIGLHFFSPVDKMPLVEIIKGERTGEVALARAFDLVRQIKKTPIVVNDSRGFFTSRVIGQFINEGVAMVGEGIEPASIEQAAGQAGYPAKVLSLMDELTLTLPRKIRNETKRAVEEAGGVWPGHPSDAVIDRMVDEFGRTGRSGGAGFYEYGEDGKRGRLWPGLREHFTKPGHAIPFEDMKERMLFSESLDTVRLFEEGVLTSVADANIGSIMGIGFPAWTGGVLQYINGYEGGLPGFVARARELAERYGERFQPPALLVRKAEQGETFRDA, encoded by the coding sequence ATGACCAAGAGCACGACCATCCGCTGGGAACAGGACGAGAGTGGCATCGTCACCCTCGTCCTGGACGACCCCAACCAGTCCGCCAACACGATGAACCAGGCCTTCAAGGACTCCATCGCGGCCGTCGCCGAGCGCGCGGAAGCCGAGAAGGACTCCATCCGGGGCATCATCTACACCTCCGCGAAAAAGACCTTCTTCGCGGGCGGCGACCTCAAGGACATGATCCAGGTAGGCCCCGAACTCGCCCAGCAGGCCTTCGACACCGGCACCGCCATCAAGAACTCGCTGCGTCGCATCGAAACCCTCGGCAAGCCGGTCGTCGCCGCCATCAACGGCGCGGCCCTGGGCGGCGGTTACGAGATCGCTCTCGCCTGCCACCACCGCATCGCGCTGGATGCGCCGGGCTCCAAGATCGGCCTGCCGGAGGTCACCCTCGGGCTGCTGCCCGCGGGCGGCGGCGTGACCCGCACCGTACGCCTGATGGGCATCGCGGACGCGCTCCTGAAGGTGCTGCTCCAGGGCACGCAGTACTCCCCGCGACGTGCCGTTGAGAACGCTCTCGTGCATGAAGTCGCCGCCACGCCCGACGAGATGATGGCCAAGGCGCGCGCGTTCATCGACGCCCACCCGGAATCCCACCAGCCGTGGGACGTCAAGGGGTACAAGATCCCGGGCGGCACGCCGTCCAACCCGCGCTTCGCCGCCAACCTCCCCGCGTTCCCGGCCAACTTGAAGAAGCAGCTCCAGGGGGCGCCCTACCCGGCGCCGCGCAACATCCTCGCGGCCGCCGTCGAGGGCTCGCAGGTCGACTTCGAGAGCGCTCTCACCATCGAGGCGCGGTACTTCACCGAGCTGGTGACGGGGCAGACCTCGAAGAACATGATCCAGGCCTTCTTCTTCGACCTCCAGGCCGTCAACTCCGGGGTCAGCCGGCCCCAGGGCATCGAACCGCGCCCCGTGCGCAGGGTCGCGGTCCTCGGCGCCGGGATGATGGGCGCGGGCATCGCGTACGCGTGCGCCCGGGCCGGCATCGAGGTCGTCCTCAAGGACGTGTCGCTCGAAGCCGCCGAGAAGGGCAAGGCGTACTCCGAGAAGCTGTTGGTGAAAGCGCTCTCACGGGGGCGTACGACCGAGGCCCAGCGGGACGAGCTGCTCGCCCTGATCACGCCGACCGCCGACCCGCAGGCGCTCGCGGGCTGCGACGCGGTCATCGAGGCGGTCTTCGAGGACACCGCTCTCAAGCACAAGGTGTTCCAGGAGATCCAGGACATCGTCGAGCCGGACGCGCTGCTCTGCTCCAACACCTCGACGCTGCCGATCACAGGGCTCGCCGAGGGCGTCACGCGCCAGGGCGACTTCATCGGCCTGCACTTCTTCTCGCCCGTCGACAAGATGCCACTCGTGGAGATCATCAAGGGCGAGCGCACGGGCGAGGTGGCGCTGGCCCGCGCCTTCGACCTCGTACGCCAGATCAAGAAGACCCCGATCGTCGTGAACGACTCGCGCGGCTTCTTCACCTCGCGGGTGATCGGCCAGTTCATCAACGAGGGCGTCGCGATGGTCGGGGAGGGCATCGAGCCCGCCTCCATCGAGCAGGCCGCAGGCCAGGCCGGCTATCCGGCCAAGGTGCTCTCCTTGATGGACGAGCTGACCCTGACCCTGCCGCGCAAGATCCGCAACGAGACCAAGCGGGCGGTCGAGGAGGCCGGCGGTGTCTGGCCCGGTCATCCCTCGGACGCGGTCATCGACCGCATGGTCGACGAGTTCGGCCGCACCGGCCGCAGTGGCGGGGCGGGGTTCTACGAGTACGGCGAGGACGGCAAGCGGGGCAGGCTCTGGCCCGGCCTGCGCGAACACTTCACCAAGCCGGGGCACGCGATCCCGTTCGAGGACATGAAGGAGCGGATGCTGTTCTCGGAGTCCCTGGACACCGTCCGCCTCTTCGAGGAGGGCGTTCTGACCTCCGTCGCCGACGCCAACATCGGCTCGATCATGGGCATCGGCTTCCCCGCCTGGACCGGCGGCGTCCTCCAGTACATCAACGGGTACGAGGGCGGACTGCCCGGCTTCGTGGCCCGCGCCCGTGAACTCGCCGAGCGCTACGGAGAGCGCTTTCAGCCGCCTGCGCTGCTGGTGCGGAAGGCGGAGCAGGGGGAGACGTTCCGGGACGCGTAG
- a CDS encoding MerR family transcriptional regulator — protein sequence MATETEEPTLTVDELAARAGVTVRTIRFYGTRGLLPPPVIGPRRVGHYGPAHLSRLALIEELQHHGMTLAAIERYLQQLPADLSAHDLAIHRAVVASWAPDSADDVSRAELERRAGRPLSATDLDRLAAMNVLEPIADSADTFRVDPGLLALGVQLLDVPIAHETILAARTVLMEHTRSAAHELTRLFRDEVWNPYRERESDPDHVEAMKSLSAHMQPMVLQALVTAFQRSLKEELRAAFGSAEAAPET from the coding sequence ATGGCGACGGAGACCGAGGAGCCGACACTCACGGTTGACGAGCTGGCCGCGCGCGCCGGTGTCACCGTCCGCACCATCCGGTTCTACGGCACCCGGGGCCTGCTCCCGCCGCCCGTGATCGGACCGCGCCGGGTGGGGCACTACGGCCCCGCTCACCTGTCCCGGCTCGCGCTGATCGAGGAGTTGCAGCACCACGGGATGACGCTGGCCGCGATCGAACGCTACCTCCAGCAGCTGCCGGCCGACCTGAGCGCGCACGACCTGGCCATCCACCGGGCCGTGGTGGCCTCCTGGGCACCCGACTCGGCGGACGACGTGAGCCGGGCCGAGCTCGAACGCCGGGCCGGGCGGCCACTGTCCGCCACCGACCTCGACCGGCTCGCCGCGATGAACGTCCTTGAGCCGATCGCGGACTCCGCCGACACCTTCCGCGTCGATCCGGGTCTGCTCGCGCTCGGCGTCCAGCTGCTGGACGTTCCCATCGCGCACGAGACGATCCTGGCGGCCCGTACGGTCCTGATGGAGCACACCCGCTCGGCCGCGCACGAGCTGACCCGGCTCTTCCGTGATGAGGTGTGGAACCCCTACCGGGAGCGGGAGTCCGACCCCGATCACGTCGAGGCGATGAAATCGCTCTCGGCGCACATGCAGCCCATGGTGTTGCAGGCTCTGGTCACCGCCTTCCAGCGTTCGCTGAAGGAAGAGCTGAGGGCGGCCTTCGGCTCGGCAGAGGCTGCCCCCGAGACCTGA
- the sph gene encoding sphingomyelin phosphodiesterase, translating to MSPSSFRRASGAAFAVTLSAATIAAAAPATAAAAEPPRLKVLTYNTFLMSQSLYPNWGQDHRAQAIPTAPFFQGNDVVVLQEAFDNAASDALKRNASAQYPYQTPVVGRSKDGWDATGGSYSATSPEDGGVTLLSKWPIVRKEQFIYKDACGSDWWSNKGFTYVVLDVNGTRVHMVATHTQSTDSGCGAGEAVKDRALQFKAIKSFLDAKNIPASEEVMVAGDFNVDSHGSEYASMLANGGLVGADSRTGHAYSFDTTENSIARYRYPTDPSEDLDYVLHVAGHARPSNWNNNVVQETAAPWKVSSWGTDYTYTNLSDHYPLQAGRTA from the coding sequence GTGTCGCCTTCTTCGTTCCGCCGGGCCTCCGGGGCCGCCTTCGCCGTCACGCTCAGCGCCGCCACGATCGCGGCCGCCGCCCCCGCTACGGCCGCTGCGGCCGAACCGCCCCGTTTGAAGGTGCTGACGTACAACACGTTCCTGATGAGCCAGAGCCTGTACCCCAACTGGGGCCAGGACCACCGGGCTCAGGCCATTCCCACGGCCCCCTTCTTCCAGGGCAACGACGTCGTGGTGCTTCAGGAGGCGTTCGACAATGCCGCCTCGGACGCGTTGAAGCGGAACGCCTCGGCCCAGTACCCGTACCAGACACCGGTGGTGGGGCGGAGCAAGGACGGGTGGGACGCGACCGGTGGCTCCTACTCCGCCACCAGCCCCGAGGACGGAGGTGTCACCCTTCTCAGCAAGTGGCCCATCGTGCGCAAGGAGCAGTTCATCTACAAGGACGCCTGCGGCTCGGACTGGTGGTCCAACAAAGGCTTCACTTATGTGGTGTTGGACGTGAACGGCACCAGGGTGCACATGGTCGCCACCCACACCCAGTCGACGGACTCCGGGTGCGGCGCGGGCGAGGCGGTCAAGGACCGCGCCCTCCAGTTCAAGGCGATCAAGTCCTTCCTCGACGCGAAGAACATTCCGGCGAGCGAGGAGGTCATGGTCGCGGGGGACTTCAACGTGGACTCGCACGGGTCCGAGTACGCCTCGATGCTCGCGAACGGCGGCCTGGTCGGCGCCGACTCGCGCACCGGACACGCGTACTCCTTCGACACCACCGAGAACTCCATAGCGCGCTACCGCTACCCGACGGACCCGAGTGAGGACCTGGACTACGTCCTGCACGTCGCGGGCCACGCCCGCCCCTCCAACTGGAACAACAACGTGGTGCAGGAGACCGCGGCGCCCTGGAAGGTGAGCAGTTGGGGCACCGACTACACGTACACCAACCTCAGCGACCACTACCCCCTCCAGGCCGGCCGGACCGCATAA
- a CDS encoding oxygenase MpaB family protein: MSRREHAPPPPPPGGVLWSLAGDVRMLLTLPAALTMQVAHPAVGAGVDQHSVFRTDPWGRGERSLRSLQLWVYGGDQAAREGRRLRELHKKIQGTDATGRRYHALTPAYYAWVHATGYPVYAHAQEYIGRPFTEAQHRKLYAEWLQVGRILGIHDRDMPQSIEQFWPYYRKVLADEIRSNVVVEDLVATDRPIPAPDRGPLPLRLLLRALWPLLLPPLARFRRFVTIGFMPPDAREAIGLEWTDEQELALRRMGRVVRVAVPLLPERLRYLPLARRARADFRRSAARGKRSQ, encoded by the coding sequence ATGAGCCGCCGCGAGCATGCGCCCCCGCCCCCGCCGCCCGGAGGCGTCCTCTGGAGCCTTGCCGGGGACGTGAGGATGCTGCTTACCCTGCCCGCCGCGCTCACCATGCAGGTCGCGCACCCCGCCGTCGGAGCGGGTGTGGACCAGCACTCGGTGTTCCGCACCGACCCCTGGGGCCGCGGAGAGCGCTCTCTGCGCTCGCTCCAACTCTGGGTATACGGAGGCGACCAGGCCGCGCGGGAGGGGCGCCGGCTGCGGGAACTGCACAAGAAGATCCAGGGCACGGATGCCACCGGGCGGCGCTACCACGCGCTGACCCCGGCCTATTACGCCTGGGTGCACGCCACCGGTTACCCCGTGTACGCGCACGCCCAGGAGTACATCGGCCGGCCCTTCACCGAGGCCCAGCATCGCAAGCTGTACGCGGAGTGGCTGCAAGTAGGCCGGATCCTCGGGATCCACGACCGGGACATGCCGCAGAGCATCGAGCAATTCTGGCCCTACTACCGCAAGGTCCTCGCGGACGAGATCCGGTCCAACGTCGTGGTCGAGGACCTTGTCGCCACCGACCGCCCCATACCGGCTCCCGACCGTGGTCCGCTGCCTCTGCGGTTGCTGCTGAGAGCGCTCTGGCCGCTACTCCTGCCCCCGCTGGCGCGCTTCCGGCGGTTCGTGACCATCGGGTTCATGCCGCCGGACGCACGCGAGGCGATCGGGCTCGAATGGACGGACGAGCAGGAACTCGCGCTGCGCCGCATGGGCCGGGTGGTCCGCGTGGCTGTACCCCTGCTGCCCGAGCGGTTGCGCTACTTGCCGCTCGCGCGCCGGGCACGCGCCGACTTCCGGCGTTCGGCGGCTCGCGGGAAGCGCTCTCAATGA
- a CDS encoding LacI family DNA-binding transcriptional regulator gives MTEWYFGIRPTLDAVAAHAGVSRATASRVVNGGTGVRPHLVEKVRQAVEELRYIPNPAARSLVTRRTGAVAVIVAEPETRFFSDPFFSQQIRGIGKELSAHDTQLVLLLVEDADDYGRVSRYLAGGHVDGALAFSLHEEDPLPAITRGAGVLTVFGGRPGFPTSVPYVDADNRGGAREAVRHLLAIGRKRIAHIAGPLDQTASTDRLAGYRDVLPEADPALVAEGAFTSESGAEAMSRLLARRPDLDAVFAGNDLMASGALRVLRDSGRRVPEDVALVGFDDMASVAEATDPPLTTVRQEIEEMGRLMARLLLRGLDQGGAVVAPPASVITPTTLVRRASA, from the coding sequence TTGACCGAGTGGTACTTCGGGATCCGTCCCACCCTCGACGCCGTAGCGGCACACGCCGGTGTATCCCGGGCCACCGCCTCCCGGGTGGTCAACGGCGGTACAGGGGTGCGCCCCCATCTGGTGGAGAAAGTGCGCCAGGCCGTGGAGGAGTTGCGCTACATCCCCAATCCGGCGGCCCGTTCACTCGTGACCCGCCGCACCGGCGCGGTCGCCGTGATCGTCGCCGAACCGGAAACCAGGTTCTTCTCCGACCCCTTCTTCTCCCAGCAGATTCGCGGCATCGGCAAGGAACTCTCCGCCCATGACACTCAGTTGGTGCTGCTCCTCGTGGAGGACGCCGACGATTACGGGCGGGTGTCCCGGTACCTGGCGGGCGGTCACGTCGACGGAGCGCTCGCCTTCTCGCTGCACGAGGAGGACCCGCTCCCGGCCATCACCCGGGGAGCAGGTGTGCTGACGGTCTTCGGCGGTCGGCCCGGCTTCCCGACCTCCGTCCCCTACGTCGACGCCGACAACCGGGGTGGCGCACGCGAGGCCGTACGCCACCTGCTCGCGATCGGGCGCAAACGCATCGCACACATCGCCGGCCCACTGGACCAGACCGCTTCGACGGACCGCCTCGCCGGATACCGCGATGTACTCCCTGAGGCGGATCCGGCGCTGGTCGCCGAGGGCGCGTTCACCTCCGAGAGCGGGGCCGAGGCGATGAGCCGACTTCTCGCCCGGCGGCCGGACTTGGACGCCGTGTTCGCCGGCAATGACCTGATGGCCTCGGGCGCGCTGCGAGTATTGCGGGACAGCGGCCGGCGCGTACCGGAGGATGTCGCCCTGGTCGGTTTCGACGACATGGCCTCGGTCGCGGAGGCCACCGACCCGCCTCTGACGACCGTGCGCCAGGAGATCGAGGAAATGGGCCGCCTGATGGCCCGGCTGCTGCTGCGGGGACTCGATCAGGGCGGCGCCGTCGTAGCCCCGCCCGCCTCCGTGATCACCCCGACCACCCTGGTCCGCCGGGCCTCAGCCTGA